CACGCTTTGTATGGGATGGAAAATGACGCGCCCTGCCTGTGGGATCGACAGTGCGGAGGGACTTCTCTTGACTCGTACACGATCTTTGTCGATGAACACGATCTCACCTGTAGCTAGGATACTTAGCCCTCCTCTGTTTTTGAGCGAGTCCTGCCATTGGTTGATGAGTGATGGGGGAAGTGCAGCTCCTCTGGAAGTTTGTTACCTTATGTCCCTAAAAGTATTTAATCAGAGGTAAACAAAAGTAAAGCGCTGTTTAAAATTACAAGGGGGCCTTTGAAGAAACAAGAGTCTATTGAGGTATTTTTCGGAGTCGCATCGTTCCGCCATGGAGTTGGCCGAAGACTCGTCGCCTGCGCTGGCTTTCGAGAAGGACGCGTTTGAGCTCACGGTTGAAGATGTTTATGACATCTCGTATGTAATCGGACgtgatttgttaaaaataagcaGCAGCGGAGAGGAAGTATCGGACTTACAATTCCGAATAGTCCGTGTATTGGAGATGTTCGAGACTTTGGTCAATAAGTACAATTTGTCTCTGGAGGAGCTGAAAATGGAGCGAGACAACTTGAAGAGTGAACTGGACAGGATCATCAAGGAAGGGTCGTCGGGGCAGGGCCCGGTGAGTGTTACAGCATATAGCTGAGGTTCATGCCCAACTTGATTGCATATTTAGGGGGGATTTTTCTGTCTCCCGTCACAGCAAACACCTGGACCGAAGCAGCTAGTGGTGGACCTCACAGACCCCAACAGACCGCGGTTCACAATGCAGGAGCTAAAAGAGGTCTTGCAGGAGAGGAACCACCTGAAAGCTCAGCTCATGGTGGCTCAGGAAGAGCTCCAGCTGTACAAAAGGTAATCCACTTTATAATCACACACTATATCTCTTTGTTGTAGTTgcagaaatcaggtttttcTTAAACCGTGTTTGAGAACAGAGGAGTGTTAGTAACGCCACCTTGGCTAGTGTCTACTCCAACTTACATACAACAATAACTCAACAACTCTCCGACACAAAGTCaacaaaactgaacatgatAAGCTTAGAAAAAAGTGGATAATTGCAGGACAGTGGTACAATACTGCATCATATTGTTTAGATGtatcaaataaatgttataCAGTTAAAACTGCAGTGTCTAAAAAGCAATTCTTAATCCGTGTTTAAGATTGTAAATTCCATAAGAATAAGAGATTGTATTTTTGTTACAAATTTTATCCTTAGACACGCTGGCAATAATAACACATGTACACGTTACTCTGAACATCTGCCTAATATGACTAATCTatggtaatttatttttttttttaccaaggaATACCTTTATTCTGTCTGTAAAAGTAACCAATTATATCAGTGTGTATTTCGTGTTCTGGCTCCATAAAGGTCAAATTAACAGTCCATCAAATTATTGCCAAGTTTTATTTCTTGCAATAAAATTATTAGCCAATCATTAATAGCTACTGATTGATATTATTTAGTTAAAGTAATGAGGTAATGTATGACACATCAAGAAAACATATTACCAGTTTCCATAAACATACTTTTTTCTGCAGTGGGATTCTACCACAAGCTGAAGCAGCCATGGTGGAAGTTGATCTGGAGACATCAGCAGCTACACAGCACAGTCAGGCAACAATAGATGATCCCAAAGAGGAGAGGACGACCATAAGCAAACTGTGAGTAACAGGCCTGGATTGCTTTTGTGAACAGTCAATAAAGTAGTAATCAACAAAAAAGAGGCACgaagaaatttaaatatatatacggttaaaaatgttacatagttgcatatatatgtatatatatgtatatacatatacatatatatagagagagagagagcgagagagagagaaccttGTCATTTGAGGCAAACggttaaaaatgttatatagttgcatacatacatataacAGTTTGCCTCAAATGACAAGGTTTTAGAAAATTTCTACAGCAATCACATGATGTTGAAGTGAGCTAGCAGGGACATTGTTTTTACAGCCTGTCTCCAAATGATTTACTTGTGACCAAATGAATTCGTGCTGATGttgagagtgtttgtgtgagtgtggaaTGAGAGAAAGGAAGTTGTAAACTGGGAGTTTGTCTACCAAattgctgctgccatctgtAATTACAGCTGTGGCTCAATATTGCCTATTGACACTGGGCAGCCTGAACTCATCATGCCTGGGAACAAACTTCTGAAACTAACTGTGGATCTTTTTTTAGGTTTTCATTCAGGAGAAAATAGGAACCCTTTCACATGAAGTGACCATGTAGAAGACGAACACGATTTGTCAGCAGTTCTGCCACTAGTTAACCACTTTTATATTGAATATTTGTACAGTTTGTATACGTCAACTTGACAAGCACCTTTTTATACTGCTAATTTTAACCTGTTAAATTTAAGTGACAGTTGCTATTGTATTGTTGACTGCGTGTTGTGTGGAATGCTCTATGGAAATCAAATGAAACTGGAAAGTATTATCAAACTAGTGTAGGAAATTATGTTGAATGCATTAGTTCAGAAATAAGTTATTTATAAGCTTGATATCAAGGCTTCATGTTGGACCAACAATCAAATAAAGCTACCAACCCCCaaaatgtaatggaaaaaagcttttgaaatacaattttaattgcgtttgttttgttgttgaggGGTgggtaatattttaaaaatatacacataaaGCATGCAAACAGCTTTGTTTCATAttagggttttattttaaaatcctaATCACTACTGTTTGAGACTTGTGGCAGAAATTAATAATGTACAATTGCAGTATTTGCCCATTCACCAGTTTTGACCTTATATATTTCAGGCTTTTGTCGTTAAATAGAAACAGTCCTATGGGCAATTTCTCACGTACCAAACATTTTTGTAGCTCTAGCTTAAGGCAAAATTTTGGGGGAGGagaagaaataataaagtttcCCACCCTTAATGTCTTTTCAGTAATGAGGTACAATGTAGGAAAGTGTTCACCCACCTACCAACAGAAAGCCTGTGTTGCATGTTATCTATTCTTTATCATTGGGGATATACATTGTTATGCTTCTCCAATCCTTGCAATTAATCATGCTACAGCaggaactaaaaaaaataaaataaaaaaaaatgagaaagaacTTAGCTGGGTTTTATTCCTTAAATTACAGCaccaataataatttaaatttgtgaAACCGAAAGTCAGAATTAAGTTCCTTTAAAAAAACCATTGTTATCCAGGAGAAATACTCTTCTAGCTTATAGCTATGCATCCACAACAATCAGAAATATATAAGAAGCTGATAAAAACCACTGTTGCAAAAGTACTTTGTGGGTTGAAGCTTTAGCATccatttaaaactaaaagttttttttttacttaatttagaaaaagcattttaagaaCTTCTCATCTCAtgttatattttacataaatctgTCCCAGTGGTGAGCACTAATTCacctaaaatgtattttggatACATTTCCTGTCTAGTATTTGAGCCAAGGGTGAGCCAAGATTGAGGCTTTACTGCGATCTCCGTAGTCATACAGCAGCTCCTCTTCTGGTTTGATGTCCCTGGAAGCTACCAAGATCAGATGAGGGGTTCCGTCAATAGCATGTAGTTTAGTCTGGCAGTTGCCTGTTTTACTGTGGTTGACGAGCCTTCCCAGACGGCTTGTTTCCTTTGTAGCATCTACACTGTAATACATAAAATTAAGTTGTCACAACACCACAAGTCAActaaacaagtaaaaataaattaaaaaattctaatttgCAACACTACTATTTTGATTCCTATATTAGAATAATTTTAGTTCCTTAAactgttcatgttaatgatgtcTGATTATAAATGACTGGACTGGAATGTTTCAAGACCACATGACTGCAAATCACAAGTCAGAGCTAACAGTTGAACTTACCAGTATGTTTTAGATTGATACTGGAAGTAATACATGTAACAGCCTGTTTGTGGATCCTTAGCATATTGGGCCTCTCTTTTCTTGGCCTCAGCTTGTTCCAGTAGGGCTCCATGGTACTCCACAACAAACTCTCCCTTTTTGAAGCCCTTGACAGCAAAGACCCCTCTTCCTTTTCCTTGTATGTGTTTGATCtgttaacatttaaaagcatttaaagggGACTGCTTGTCATGCcatattaaatgtttcaaaaagcaAAGATCTATAATGCTTATAATTGATCACACAGTAGGTGATGGACTCAAAGTGGCATTGAATGTTACCTGCATTCCTTCTTCAATACCATTCTTTATCAGGTCAtcaatgtgtctgtgttcttCATTCTGTTGGCAACACAAAACATTAGTcaaacaagcaaaagaaagaaaaaggaaagaaaacacattaaagtttaaaaataatttttaaaaaaagtacctTTAACTCTCCTTTAGTTTTTCTGTTACTCCGTCTAATGGGATAATAGTCTGTGACCTTCCTGTTTTGTTGAGCAATATTCTCCATCCTGAAAAGAGACAATATAATgagattattttacatttagcagacacttttatccaaagcaacttacaagtgaggtacaaggctagtgaaaatctaaatcaaagATTATGGTGGTGCAAATGATTACTACACACTTCTTTGATCCATGTTTGCGACCACTTCTACTCTGAGGTTTGGATGCTGACACTTTGTCGTCTGTCGCAGATCTGGCATTACTAAGTCTCCTGGACTCTTTTTGCTCAACTTGAACAGTGGCTTGCTCTTTGACTCCACGACTGGGACAAGCCATTTCAGGGTTCTGCTCTTTGGATTCACAACTCTCACATCGGCTTTCGTTAGGTAtgtctaaaatgaaaaataaaatagaaaaatgcaatttacaaCCATCTTAAACATTTGGCATTAGCCAAGAAAGTGAGGTTCATTCAAAACCACTGTTGTATAACAAGACCATGGGTCACTTGCTACACTTCACATGCACAGGATATTTATCTGTGGTTCATGTGGGTCTGCTGACCATATGGTAACACAGGGTTCAACAGCAAAATAGCTGTGAGATAAGAATATagttaaaacaacatttcacattatttgcaatgttttaaatgttcattaGGTACTCACCGTTTCCCAACTTTGACAAGTCAGAATTAGTTGTGTCAGATTCATTTTCTTCAAGGATCAGCATGCTTGAACTCTCACTCAGAGGGGATCTAGGTTTGCTTGGGCTTCGTAGACTGAAAATTGACTGCACTTTATCTGTACAATCCtgtaaaaacaatgatttagcttgggttggaaaaaaaaacccactgatAATACCGGAAAAAAACTAAGGCGCTATACATAATCAGCTAACAAGTGTTACAACAGAATGCACAGCTGatgaaatgcaataaatgaaaGGCTATATTTAACAAGACTGTTTTAATCCATGTGCACAGTGTAGCCTGTATTCATAGTCTTTATTTCTGCTCCCAACATGCATCTGAATTCAAGATGCTCTTAAATTAGAGGCAAGTTGCATGCGTTTAGTCATGGAACTTAAAAAGTTTCATTGCTTAAAAAGTTCAGAACAGTGAACAGATTGCTAGCTTTTAAAGACTTGAGTTTTCTGCCTCCcaacctgcaggaaaaggagTGGTGAACCTTTCCATGGTGACATTAACATCTGATAGATTGAATATATTTTAGACTTGTTCTAATAGAGCTGGGTAATCTAACTGTGCCAGGCCATCCATcaatatatcaaaatatctaaGTCATTCTGGTGTCTGGGGGGTGCTATGTGCTACTCCATAAGAAGTTTTTCCAGTGAAAATTATTCATCTTTGCATCCCAGAGTTCCATCTCTACGTTTAGACAGATACCTATGACATAAATGGGTACATCTTATTTCTAGACCCAAAACTAAAAACTCACACAGAATTGCCTTTGAGGCTAACGACCACATAAAGAAGTCGATTAAGAAATATATGAAACTTACTGCAGACTACATTAATTCACCTCTTTTATCTTGCACTAGGTGTGTTAACAGTCCTGATAAGATTAACTTTGTTTCCTACTTtgtttgaataa
This window of the Channa argus isolate prfri chromosome 11, Channa argus male v1.0, whole genome shotgun sequence genome carries:
- the kmt5ab gene encoding lysine methyltransferase 5Ab, which encodes MAKGKKNVMKTDKRPRDSIELTVTSQNETKENKKATEKDCTDKVQSIFSLRSPSKPRSPLSESSSMLILEENESDTTNSDLSKLGNDIPNESRCESCESKEQNPEMACPSRGVKEQATVQVEQKESRRLSNARSATDDKVSASKPQSRSGRKHGSKKMENIAQQNRKVTDYYPIRRSNRKTKGELKNEEHRHIDDLIKNGIEEGMQIKHIQGKGRGVFAVKGFKKGEFVVEYHGALLEQAEAKKREAQYAKDPQTGCYMYYFQYQSKTYCVDATKETSRLGRLVNHSKTGNCQTKLHAIDGTPHLILVASRDIKPEEELLYDYGDRSKASILAHPWLKY
- the rilpl2 gene encoding RILP-like protein 2; its protein translation is MELAEDSSPALAFEKDAFELTVEDVYDISYVIGRDLLKISSSGEEVSDLQFRIVRVLEMFETLVNKYNLSLEELKMERDNLKSELDRIIKEGSSGQGPQTPGPKQLVVDLTDPNRPRFTMQELKEVLQERNHLKAQLMVAQEELQLYKSGILPQAEAAMVEVDLETSAATQHSQATIDDPKEERTTISKLFSFRRK